The Pseudoalteromonas sp. DL-6 genome has a window encoding:
- a CDS encoding glutathione S-transferase, whose translation MKIYDVENFPNPLRVRIALAEKNATDKVEFVAVDLLNGEHRSEAFLAKNPLAGVPVLELDDGTFIAECTAITQYIDTAFAGPSLTGVEAKERAVINMMQKRAESMVLDAIATYFHHATDGLGPELETYQNVAWGEKQAEKAQQGLVYFNSVLANSTYVAGEQFSVADITLYAGLVFAGFAQIAIPTELTHLIAWQQKVAQRPSIAAKN comes from the coding sequence ATGAAAATTTATGACGTAGAAAATTTCCCTAACCCATTACGGGTTCGTATTGCACTTGCTGAAAAAAATGCGACTGATAAAGTAGAGTTTGTTGCTGTTGATTTATTAAATGGGGAGCACCGCAGTGAGGCTTTCTTGGCAAAGAATCCGTTGGCAGGTGTACCTGTACTAGAGCTTGATGATGGTACTTTTATTGCCGAGTGCACTGCAATTACACAATACATTGATACCGCTTTTGCAGGCCCTTCATTAACTGGTGTTGAGGCAAAAGAACGCGCGGTAATTAATATGATGCAAAAACGTGCTGAGTCGATGGTACTTGATGCAATTGCCACTTACTTTCATCATGCTACTGATGGATTAGGACCTGAACTTGAAACCTATCAAAATGTTGCATGGGGTGAAAAGCAAGCTGAAAAAGCACAGCAAGGCTTGGTTTATTTTAATAGCGTATTAGCAAATTCAACTTATGTGGCAGGTGAACAATTTAGTGTTGCAGATATTACCTTATACGCAGGACTTGTGTTTGCAGGCTTTGCACAAATTGCTATTCCTACTGAACTCACGCACTTAATTGCATGGCAACAAAAGGTCGCTCAGCGTCCAAGTATTGCTGCTAAAAATTAA
- a CDS encoding TetR/AcrR family transcriptional regulator, which translates to MSKKAALLQAAENKVRLGGYSNFSFRELATEIGIKSASVHYHFPTKADLGAELAHQYTNAFMLVLGDPDALKANGKNPIDIYTQLFRNALVIDKKMCLCGLLGAESDSLPDKVRVEVQRFFNKNLAWLTQAHAANGEENPARAAIQTVSLLEGAMIISKTLDDISYFEQATF; encoded by the coding sequence ATGAGTAAAAAAGCAGCCCTGCTACAAGCCGCAGAAAATAAAGTGCGACTGGGTGGATATAGCAACTTTAGCTTTAGAGAACTTGCTACTGAAATAGGTATAAAAAGTGCCAGTGTACATTATCACTTTCCAACCAAAGCTGATTTAGGTGCAGAGCTTGCGCATCAATACACCAACGCTTTTATGTTGGTACTTGGCGATCCTGACGCCCTAAAAGCCAATGGTAAAAATCCTATTGATATTTATACTCAGTTATTTAGAAATGCTCTCGTGATAGACAAAAAAATGTGCTTATGTGGCTTGCTCGGCGCAGAAAGCGACAGTCTCCCTGATAAAGTGCGGGTTGAAGTTCAGCGGTTTTTTAATAAAAATCTAGCGTGGTTAACCCAAGCACACGCTGCGAATGGTGAAGAAAACCCTGCTCGCGCGGCAATACAAACAGTGAGCTTATTAGAGGGTGCGATGATTATTAGTAAAACCCTAGATGATATTAGCTACTTCGAACAAGCCACTTTTTAA
- a CDS encoding carbon starvation CstA family protein gives MIIFFICLTILILGYKFYSPFVAKQAGLDSTVDTPQKRFSEGVDYVAIHPVRAFLIQFLNIAGVGPIFGPILGALYGPVALVWIVLGNVLGGAVHDFFSGVMSIKEDGKSLPEIAGHYYNVVFKGFMLIFTAMLLFFVGVVFIMSPAGLLSNLDAFEGTIFASNTFWVLAILAYYFLATLLPIDKIITKFYPIFGLLMIVMTVAIAISLLINAPHLPVAGDFLAYFEADHAHDFLAPNPDGLPTWPLLFITITCGAISGFHSTQAPIIARCLTNEKYVRPVYYGAMMCEGIVGCVWALAGIAAFPEGYAGLKSMLDLGGPGLVVNHIANSYLGVFGGIMAIIAVAVFPITSGDTAFRSLRLTVVDAFSIPQSLRNRLLLALPILTIAYFMTKLDFSVIWRYFAFSNMLLSTSVLWLATKYLFDRGTFHWITSIPAVIATAVTLSYIMTAAIGLNLSSDLGKPIGVVVAVIGFIVLAFVHSKHKVRPA, from the coding sequence ATGATCATCTTTTTTATCTGCCTGACTATTTTAATATTAGGCTATAAGTTTTATAGCCCGTTTGTTGCAAAACAAGCGGGTTTAGATTCAACCGTTGACACACCGCAAAAGCGTTTTAGCGAAGGTGTTGACTACGTTGCTATTCACCCCGTTCGTGCATTTTTAATTCAGTTTTTGAATATTGCAGGAGTAGGCCCCATATTTGGCCCTATTTTGGGCGCGTTATATGGCCCCGTAGCGTTAGTGTGGATTGTACTGGGTAACGTTTTAGGCGGTGCAGTACATGACTTCTTTTCTGGCGTTATGAGCATTAAAGAAGATGGTAAAAGTTTACCTGAAATTGCAGGCCATTATTACAACGTTGTATTTAAAGGCTTTATGCTTATATTTACCGCTATGTTGTTATTTTTTGTTGGCGTCGTATTTATTATGAGCCCTGCGGGCTTATTGAGTAACTTAGATGCATTTGAAGGCACCATTTTTGCTAGCAATACATTTTGGGTTCTGGCTATTTTAGCGTATTACTTTTTAGCCACGTTATTACCAATCGATAAAATCATCACTAAGTTTTACCCTATTTTTGGTTTGTTAATGATTGTAATGACAGTAGCTATTGCGATATCACTGTTAATTAATGCACCCCATTTACCTGTGGCTGGCGACTTTTTAGCATACTTTGAGGCCGATCATGCTCACGACTTTTTAGCACCAAATCCTGATGGACTGCCCACTTGGCCGTTGCTATTTATAACCATTACCTGTGGTGCTATTAGTGGTTTTCACTCTACGCAGGCACCTATTATTGCCCGTTGTTTAACTAATGAAAAATATGTACGCCCAGTTTATTACGGCGCGATGATGTGTGAAGGTATTGTAGGTTGTGTTTGGGCACTTGCTGGTATTGCAGCCTTCCCAGAAGGGTACGCGGGTTTAAAATCGATGCTTGATTTAGGCGGTCCTGGCTTAGTGGTTAACCATATCGCAAATAGCTACTTAGGTGTATTTGGCGGTATCATGGCTATTATTGCTGTTGCTGTTTTCCCTATCACGTCAGGTGATACGGCGTTCCGCTCTCTGCGCTTAACGGTGGTTGATGCGTTTAGTATTCCGCAAAGTTTACGCAATCGTTTGTTGTTAGCACTGCCAATTTTAACCATTGCTTACTTTATGACTAAGCTCGACTTCTCTGTTATTTGGCGTTATTTTGCGTTTTCAAATATGCTGCTTTCTACCAGTGTGTTGTGGCTTGCAACCAAGTACCTATTTGACCGTGGTACATTCCACTGGATCACGAGTATACCCGCCGTGATCGCAACCGCAGTGACCTTATCTTACATTATGACTGCGGCAATTGGGTTAAACTTATCAAGTGATTTAGGTAAGCCAATTGGAGTAGTAGTGGCGGTTATAGGTTTTATTGTATTAGCCTTTGTGCATTCAAAACATAAAGTGCGTCCAGCTTAA
- a CDS encoding putative 4-hydroxy-4-methyl-2-oxoglutarate aldolase, with product MTPFTTPDLYDEHRDNVQVADSGLQHFGNKTHFYGQVVTVTCPDDNSFAGNILHENGDGKVLVVDGFASKRFAFIGDMIAERALKNGWQGIVINGCCRDIEILATLDLPVMALGATPRCTTKRGLGAKDHPVNMLNTTINTGDWVYADVNGLIISSKALF from the coding sequence ATGACACCGTTTACTACGCCCGATTTATATGATGAACATCGCGATAATGTGCAAGTTGCTGATAGTGGCTTGCAGCACTTTGGTAATAAAACTCACTTTTATGGTCAAGTAGTGACCGTCACCTGCCCTGACGATAACTCGTTTGCTGGTAACATATTGCATGAAAATGGTGACGGCAAAGTGTTAGTTGTTGATGGTTTTGCCAGTAAGCGTTTTGCCTTTATTGGCGATATGATTGCAGAGCGCGCATTAAAAAATGGCTGGCAGGGCATAGTTATTAATGGTTGCTGTCGCGATATTGAAATTCTTGCCACACTTGATTTACCTGTAATGGCGCTAGGCGCAACCCCGCGCTGCACCACTAAGCGCGGCTTAGGCGCTAAAGATCACCCGGTTAATATGTTAAACACCACAATTAATACTGGTGATTGGGTATATGCTGATGTAAACGGCTTAATAATTAGCTCTAAAGCGTTGTTTTAA
- a CDS encoding glycosyl hydrolase family 18 protein has translation MNIKKLTAAMGVALFAGSVSAAPSTPSINWEPQQYSFVEVDLEGNGSYKQLVTRVEQVNINIEWSAWSGDGGDSYKVYFDDMLVNEGTLAAGSKSGTITFPYDKAGRHTMYVELCEGGTTCARSAGKPIVIADTDGGHLAPLPMDVDPNNRDIGIKQGLVTGAYFVEWGIYGRDYDVTNMPAQNLSHILYGFIPICGENASLSGGPKRALDTACAGSADYEVVIHDPWAAVQKALPGVDAKDPIRGTYSQLMALKQRYPDIKILPSVGGWTLSDPFGGFTNKANRDTFVASMEEFLRTWKFYDGVDIDWEFPGGDGPNPDIGDPINDGPAYVALMQELRAMLDKLEAETGRTYELTSAIGAGYDKIEDVDYQAASQYMDYIFAMTYDFYGAWSNVTGHQTALYCGEHMSVGQCNGTGLDENGEPRKGPAYTTDNAVQLLLAQNVPSKKIVVGTAMYGRGWEGVYPQNAAIDGNPMTAPGNGPLKGSTAQGVWEDGVIDYKGVKANMIGAAGTGINGFEVGYDEQAQAAYVWNRATGKLITYDSRKSVLAKGAYVNQYNLGGLFAWEIDADNGDILNAMHDGLGGVVAPPTNKKPVVSVSSSVSVNSGESITVTASATDADNDPLSFSWSADNALVVSGQNSASLVITAPTVTADTQYVATVAVSDGEATVNRDVVVNVIAPTSGGENTAPSVDAIANISVEEGASTSVAVVASDAQNDAVTYTWTVPAGLTLVGSGSNVTIEAGAVDADTDFTVSVAVSDGALTTTQSFSVTVTNVDTTNPPTGSWDASVAYVGGDVVTYNGVEYKAKWWTQGERPDLGGAWEATTQPTDGTGVAVWQPTAIYNSGDEVSYQGNKYQAKWWTQGNEPGSTDVWLAL, from the coding sequence ATGAATATTAAAAAATTAACCGCAGCTATGGGTGTTGCACTATTTGCCGGTTCTGTATCGGCAGCGCCTTCTACACCAAGCATTAATTGGGAACCGCAGCAATATTCGTTTGTTGAGGTAGATCTTGAGGGAAACGGCTCTTATAAGCAGCTAGTTACCCGTGTTGAGCAAGTTAATATCAACATTGAGTGGAGTGCATGGAGTGGTGATGGTGGCGATAGCTACAAAGTGTACTTTGATGACATGCTAGTCAATGAAGGCACGCTTGCTGCTGGTTCTAAAAGTGGCACTATCACATTCCCTTATGATAAAGCGGGCCGCCATACAATGTATGTTGAGCTATGTGAAGGTGGCACAACGTGTGCTCGCAGTGCAGGCAAACCAATTGTAATTGCTGACACCGACGGCGGACACCTAGCACCATTACCTATGGATGTTGACCCAAATAACCGTGACATTGGTATCAAACAAGGTTTAGTTACAGGCGCTTACTTTGTTGAGTGGGGAATTTATGGCCGTGATTATGATGTAACGAATATGCCAGCACAAAATCTGAGTCATATTTTGTATGGCTTTATTCCAATTTGTGGTGAAAACGCATCGTTATCGGGTGGTCCTAAGCGTGCGCTTGATACTGCCTGCGCCGGCTCTGCAGATTACGAAGTGGTTATTCACGACCCATGGGCAGCAGTACAAAAAGCACTGCCAGGGGTTGATGCAAAAGATCCTATCCGTGGTACTTACTCTCAGCTAATGGCGCTTAAACAGCGTTACCCAGATATTAAAATTTTACCATCTGTAGGTGGTTGGACGTTATCAGACCCATTCGGTGGCTTTACCAATAAAGCTAACCGCGACACCTTTGTTGCCTCAATGGAAGAATTTTTAAGAACATGGAAATTCTATGATGGTGTAGATATTGACTGGGAATTCCCAGGTGGTGACGGCCCCAACCCAGACATTGGCGATCCAATCAACGATGGCCCAGCCTATGTGGCGCTAATGCAAGAGCTACGCGCTATGCTTGATAAACTTGAAGCAGAAACGGGCCGTACTTACGAGTTAACCTCAGCCATTGGTGCAGGTTACGATAAAATTGAAGATGTAGATTACCAAGCCGCAAGCCAGTATATGGATTACATTTTTGCCATGACCTATGACTTTTATGGCGCATGGAGTAACGTAACCGGACACCAAACAGCACTTTACTGTGGCGAACATATGAGTGTTGGTCAATGTAATGGTACCGGGCTTGATGAAAATGGCGAACCTCGTAAAGGCCCTGCTTATACCACCGATAATGCAGTGCAGCTGTTACTTGCGCAAAATGTACCATCGAAAAAAATCGTCGTGGGCACAGCTATGTATGGCCGTGGTTGGGAAGGTGTTTACCCGCAAAATGCAGCAATTGATGGTAACCCAATGACCGCCCCTGGTAATGGCCCGTTAAAAGGCTCTACGGCACAAGGCGTATGGGAAGATGGGGTTATTGATTACAAAGGCGTTAAAGCAAATATGATTGGTGCGGCGGGCACCGGTATTAATGGTTTTGAAGTGGGTTATGATGAGCAAGCGCAAGCCGCTTATGTATGGAATCGTGCAACCGGTAAACTAATTACTTATGATAGCCGTAAGTCAGTACTGGCTAAGGGCGCGTATGTTAATCAGTATAATTTAGGTGGTTTATTTGCATGGGAAATAGATGCTGATAATGGTGATATTCTAAATGCTATGCATGATGGTTTAGGAGGGGTAGTTGCTCCGCCAACAAATAAAAAGCCAGTTGTTTCTGTGTCTTCATCAGTGTCTGTTAATTCAGGTGAGAGTATCACAGTAACAGCTTCTGCAACCGATGCCGATAACGATCCACTTAGCTTTAGCTGGAGTGCTGATAACGCACTTGTAGTATCTGGACAAAATAGCGCATCATTAGTCATTACAGCGCCAACAGTGACTGCAGATACACAGTATGTGGCAACCGTTGCGGTATCAGATGGTGAGGCAACCGTTAATCGTGATGTTGTTGTTAATGTTATTGCGCCAACATCAGGTGGTGAAAACACAGCTCCTAGCGTTGATGCTATCGCTAATATCAGCGTTGAAGAAGGCGCATCAACATCAGTTGCTGTTGTGGCAAGCGATGCTCAAAACGATGCAGTTACATATACGTGGACAGTACCAGCTGGTTTAACGTTAGTGGGTAGTGGTTCAAATGTAACTATTGAGGCTGGCGCAGTTGATGCAGATACAGATTTCACAGTGTCTGTTGCAGTTAGTGATGGCGCATTAACCACAACGCAAAGCTTTAGCGTAACAGTTACAAACGTTGATACTACAAATCCACCTACAGGAAGCTGGGATGCGAGTGTTGCATACGTTGGTGGTGATGTCGTTACTTATAACGGCGTTGAATATAAAGCAAAGTGGTGGACTCAAGGCGAGCGTCCTGATTTAGGTGGTGCATGGGAAGCAACAACACAACCTACAGATGGTACGGGTGTCGCAGTTTGGCAGCCAACGGCTATTTATAACAGTGGTGATGAAGTTTCTTATCAAGGTAATAAGTACCAAGCTAAATGGTGGACTCAAGGGAACGAACCTGGTTCAACCGATGTATGGTTAGCACTTTAA
- a CDS encoding lytic polysaccharide monooxygenase, with protein sequence MASIKFNTITLSAITSGLLLSTLAPQVQAHGYMDSPKARQAICQVDGGYWWPEDGTNIPNLACRAAYLESGTVQFVQAIEFSVNTPDYLNQTAVEASVPNGTLCAGGDTAKRGMDLPSPHWQRGDVMPNSNGDIQIRYLAATPHNPSFWQFYLTKPTFNTATDILTWQDLELVQEHQNVEVVKDTDGERYYQMSVAIPQGRNGDAILYSRWQRNDVVGEGFYNCSDINIVNDAAPTDPNAWASLGYFVRQGQNAIAGDTVWARLFDETGQEVINQQLKINADNQANWQQALAEQLNLDYAHLVQIGVQNQEGDVVFNNADVLTNQVYGNNPNYTYTLSVQGAPSNTAPIVSKPENLVVDENTITSVHLHAFDDEQSALIYTWSVPAPLSFTGGDANINLLSPEVSTPTDYTVSVSVSDGQLTTQTEFIVTVNDSVINDPVIAPWSSTEVYQATDKASFQGRIYLAKWWNQGQQPDSSSAWQPVDEPNTPAAWNINKAYQAGAKITYQGQRYSAKWWTQGDTPGQANVWKKL encoded by the coding sequence ATGGCATCAATTAAATTTAACACGATTACGCTATCTGCAATTACTAGTGGTTTACTACTCAGTACACTAGCACCGCAAGTGCAAGCACATGGTTATATGGATAGCCCTAAAGCGCGCCAAGCAATTTGTCAAGTTGATGGCGGATACTGGTGGCCTGAAGACGGCACAAATATTCCTAACCTTGCGTGTCGAGCCGCATATTTAGAATCGGGCACGGTGCAGTTTGTACAAGCGATTGAATTTTCCGTTAATACTCCTGACTATTTAAATCAAACCGCAGTTGAGGCCAGTGTACCAAACGGCACTTTATGTGCTGGTGGCGATACAGCCAAACGGGGTATGGATTTACCATCACCACATTGGCAGCGCGGTGATGTAATGCCTAACTCTAATGGTGATATACAAATCCGTTATTTAGCTGCAACACCACATAATCCCAGCTTTTGGCAGTTTTATTTAACTAAGCCAACTTTTAATACCGCTACAGATATATTGACCTGGCAAGACTTAGAGCTAGTTCAAGAGCATCAAAATGTTGAAGTAGTAAAAGACACCGATGGTGAACGTTATTATCAAATGAGTGTGGCTATTCCACAAGGGCGCAACGGCGATGCAATTTTGTATAGCCGCTGGCAACGAAACGATGTCGTGGGAGAAGGATTTTATAACTGTAGTGACATTAACATTGTAAACGACGCTGCACCAACCGATCCTAATGCGTGGGCAAGCCTTGGTTACTTTGTACGCCAAGGGCAAAATGCCATTGCTGGTGACACTGTATGGGCTCGTTTATTTGACGAAACAGGTCAAGAGGTGATTAATCAACAGCTTAAAATTAATGCTGACAATCAAGCAAATTGGCAACAAGCATTGGCTGAACAGCTTAACCTTGATTACGCGCATTTAGTGCAAATTGGTGTGCAAAATCAAGAGGGAGATGTTGTATTTAACAACGCAGATGTACTAACTAACCAAGTATATGGCAACAACCCAAATTACACCTATACATTAAGCGTGCAGGGCGCTCCCAGTAATACAGCGCCTATTGTGAGTAAGCCAGAAAACCTAGTAGTTGATGAAAACACCATCACGTCTGTGCATTTACATGCGTTTGATGATGAGCAAAGTGCGTTAATTTATACTTGGTCAGTACCGGCACCACTGAGTTTTACCGGTGGCGATGCCAATATCAACTTACTCTCACCTGAAGTTTCAACACCTACAGATTATACCGTTTCGGTCTCTGTTTCTGATGGCCAATTAACGACCCAAACCGAATTTATTGTCACCGTTAATGACAGCGTTATCAATGATCCTGTTATCGCTCCATGGAGCTCAACAGAGGTTTATCAAGCAACAGATAAAGCGAGCTTTCAAGGCCGTATTTACTTAGCTAAATGGTGGAATCAAGGTCAGCAGCCAGATAGTTCAAGTGCGTGGCAGCCTGTTGACGAGCCTAATACGCCAGCAGCATGGAATATTAATAAAGCCTATCAAGCGGGCGCAAAAATAACCTATCAAGGACAGCGCTATAGCGCCAAGTGGTGGACTCAAGGCGATACGCCAGGACAAGCCAATGTATGGAAAAAACTGTAA